One window of Ziziphus jujuba cultivar Dongzao chromosome 5, ASM3175591v1 genomic DNA carries:
- the LOC107421211 gene encoding RNA-dependent RNA polymerase 6 produces MGSKENEKQMVVTQVSLGGFDRHVRAKDLSDFLEDEIGLVYRCRLKTSSTPPESYPDYTIDTAAIERKDDYKKVEPHAFVHFALAESAKWILDAAGRCELILNDRPLKVSLGPENPYRLNQRRRTTTPIKLSDVVVDIGTLVTRDQFFIAWRGPPYGVDFLVDPFDGTCKFCFTRDTAFSFKGSLNHAVIKCDFKMEFLVRDINEFKQYTDTSYLVLLLQLNSAPRIWYRTADDDIDDSVPYDMLDDDDPWIRTTDFTPSGAIGRSNSYRISIPPRHGAKLKKAISYLRERRVHHDSLRWPLRIQKEPDFDMPMSDPFFCIHYKEDIDFETMFLVNAVIHKGIFNQHQISDGFFNLLRNQMKEVNVAALKHISSYKRPVFDACRRLKVVQEWLLRDPKLFKKPKRLDDIAEVRRLVITPTRAYCLPPEVELSNRVLRNYKEVADRFLRVTFMDEGMQTINSNVLTYHVASIVREITSNSFPQKTKVFQRIKSILTNGFYLCGRKYSFLAFSSNQLRDRSVWFFAEDKNINVFEVKSWMGRFTNRNVAKCAARMGLCFSSTYASVEVPSTQVNRGFPDIKRNGYTFSDGIGKITPDLALEVAQKLKLERNPPCAYQIRYAGFKGVVACWKPTDDDGARLSLRPSMDKFQSNHTILEICSWTRFQPGFLNRQIVTLLSALNVSDEIFWNMQETMIFKLNQMLIDTDIAFDVLTASCAEQGNVAAIMLSAGFSPQKEPHLRGMLTCIRAAQLWGLREKARIFVPSGRWLMGCLDELGVLEQGQCFIQVSNPSLENCFSKHGSRFNERNDNLEVIKGFVVIAKNPCLHPGDVRILEAVDVPDLHHLYDCLVFPQKGERPHTNEASGSDLDGDLYFVTWDENLIPPSKKSWIPMQYDAAETKQLTRPVTQEDIIEFFSKNMVNENLGTICNAHVVHADLSEHGALDEKCLKLADLAATAVDFPKTGKIVTMPFNLKPKLYPDFMGKDEYQSYKSNKILGKLYRKIKDAYDEDVTASSEINFLPSDIPYDIDLEVSGASDFIVDAWEQKCSYDGQLNGLLGQYKVNREEEVVTGHIWSMPKYSSRKQGELKERLKHSYSALKKEFRQIFEKMEEKFEELSDDEKNIIYEQKASAWYQVTYHPEWVKKSLDLQEPDGSRYAVMLSFAWIAADYLTRIKIRCRGVGNVDCDKPINALGKYLSDRM; encoded by the exons aTGGGAtctaaggaaaatgaaaaacagaTGGTGGTAACTCAAGTTAGTCTTGGTGGATTTGACCGTCATGTCAGAGCAAAGGATCTTTCGGACTTCTTGGAAGATGAAATTGGGCTTGTTTACAGGTGTAGATTGAAAACTTCTTCGACACCTCCAGAGTCCTATCCAGATTATACCATTGATACTGCAGCTATCGAGAGAAAAGATGATTATAAAAAAGTGGAGCCCCATGCTTTTGTGCATTTTGCCTTGGCTGAATCAGCAAAATGGATTCTAGATGCTGCAGGTCGTTGTGAGCTTATTCTGAATGATCGACCATTGAAGGTAAGTTTGGGGCCAGAGAATCCATATCGCTTGAACCAAAGGAGGAGAACCACTACTCCAATTAAGTTGTCTGATGTGGTTGTTGATATTGGAACTTTAGTAACCCGAGATCAGTTCTTTATTGCTTGGAGAGGACCTCCTTATGGGGTTGATTTTCTTGTCGATCCTTTTGATGGGACATGCAAGTTTTGTTTCACAAGGGATACTGCTTTCTCATTTAAAGGTTCACTCAATCATGCAGTAATAAAATGTGATTTCAAAATGGAATTCCTGGTCAGAGACATCAATGAGTTCAAACAATATACAGATACATCATATCTAGTCCTTTTGTTGCAGCTGAATTCAGCGCCCCGCATTTGGTATAGAACTGCTGATGATGATATTGATGATTCAGTTCCATATGATATGTTGGATGATGATGATCCTTGGATCCGAACAACAGATTTTACTCCTAGTGGGGCCATTGGGCGTAGCAATTCATACAGGATTTCAATCCCACCTCGCCATGGTGCAAAGTTAAAGAAGGCCATAAGTTATCTTCGAGAAAGACGGGTCCATCATGACAGCCTCAGATGGCCACTTAGGATCCAGAAAGAACCTGATTTCGATATGCCCATGTCAGATCCTTTCTTCTGTATTCATTATAAAGAAGATATTGACTTTGAGACGATGTTCCTTGTGAATGCTGTGATACACAAGGGTATATTTAATCAGCACCAGATTTCTGAtggtttctttaatttattgagAAACCAGATGAAGGAGGTCAATGTGGCTGCACTAAAGCACATATCTTCCTACAAGCGCCCAGTTTTTGATGCCTGTAGGAGGTTGAAAGTTGTACAAGAATGGTTGCTAAGGGATCCAAAGCTTTTCAAGAAACCTAAACGGTTGGATGATATTGCTGAAGTTCGTCGGTTAGTAATTACCCCAACTAGAGCCTATTGTCTTCCACCAGAAGTTGAACTCTCCAATAGGGTTCTTAGGAACTATAAAGAAGTGGCTGATCGGTTTTTAAGGGTTACCTTTATGGATGAAGGCATGCAGACGATAAATTCAAATGTTCTTACCTATCATGTAGCTTCTATTGTAAGGGAAATCACATCAAACTCCTTTCCTCAGAAAACCAAAGTATTCCAAAGGATTAAGAGCATTCTGACCAATGGATTTTACTTATGTGGTCGGAAATACTCTTTTTTGGCATTCTCTTCCAATCAGTTGAGGGACCGCTCTGTCTGGTTTTTTGCTGAAGACAAGAACATAAATGTCTTCGAAGTTAAAAGTTGGATGGGGAGGTTCACCAACAGAAATGTTGCAAAGTGTGCTGCTAGGATGGGTCTGTGCTTTTCGTCCACATATGCTTCTGTAGAAGTTCCATCAACGCAGGTCAATCGTGGATTTCCTGATATTAAGAGAAATGGATACACTTTCTCTGATGGGATTGGTAAGATTACTCCTGATCTTGCACTGGAAGTTGCACAGAAATTGAAGCTGGAAAGAAATCCACCATGCGCTTATCAGATTAGATATGCTGGCTTTAAAGGGGTCGTTGCTTGCTGGAAACCAACGGATGATGATGGGGCTCGACTTTCTTTGAGGCCTAGCATGGACAAGTTTCAGTCCAATCACACTATTTTGGAAATTTGTTCTTGGACTAGGTTTCAGCCTGGTTTCCTAAACAGGCAGATTGTCACCTTGCTGTCAGCATTGAATGTTTCAGATGAGATATTCTGGAACATGCAGGAAACtatgattttcaaattaaacCAGATGCTTATAGACACAGACATAGCTTTTGATGTTCTCACAGCATCTTGTGCTGAGCAAGGAAATGTGGCAGCAATAATGTTGAGTGCAGGTTTCAGCCCCCAAAAAGAACCTCATCTACGAGGCATGTTAACCTGCATACGAGCTGCACAGCTTTGGGGCCTACGGGAAAAGGCTAGGATTTTTGTTCCTTCTGGGAGATGGCTCATGGGCTGTCTAGATGAGCTAGGGGTACTTGAACAAGGTCAGTGCTTTATCCAAGTGTCTAACCCGTCGCTTGAAAATTGTTTCTCAAAGCATGGTTCTAGGTTTAATGAGAGAAATGATAATCTTGAAGTCATCAAGGGTTTTGTGGTGATAGCAAAGAATCCTTGTCTACACCCAGGAGATGTAAGGATTTTGGAGGCAGTAGATGTCCCTGACTTGCACCATTTATATGATTGCCTTGTTTTCCCTCAAAAGGGTGAAAGGCCTCATACAAATGAAGCTTCTGGAAGTGACCTTGATGGTGACCTCTACTTTGTCACATGGGATGAAAATCTTATTCCTCCTAGTAAGAAGAGCTGGATACCGATGCAGTATGATGCTGCTGAAACCAAACAATTGACACGTCCAGTCACTCAAGAG GACATAATagaatttttctccaaaaacaTGGTAAATGAGAACCTTGGGACCATCTGCAATGCCCATGTGGTTCACGCTGATCTCAGCGAGCATGGGGCATTGGATGAGAAGTGCCTAAAACTAGCAGACTTGGCAGCTACAGCAGTTGATTTTCCGAAAACTGGTAAAATTGTTACCATGCCTTTTAATCTTAAACCCAAGCTATACCCAGATTTTATGGGAAAAGATGAGTACCAGTCCTACaagtcaaataaaattttgggaAAACTCTATCGGAAGATTaaagatgcttatgatgaagATGTGACAGCATCTTCTGAGATAAATTTTCTTCCTAGTGATATCCCTTACGATATAGATCTTGAGGTATCAGGAGCATCTGATTTCATCGTTGATGCATGGGAGCAAAAGTGCTCTTATGATGGGCAGCTGAATGGTTTACTGGGACAATACAAAGTAAACAGAGAAGAAGAGGTTGTAACTGGGCACATTTGGTCCATGCCAAAGTACAGCAGCAGGAAGCAAGGGGAACTTAAGGAGAGGCTGAAGCACTCTTACAGTGCCCTGAAAAAGGAATTTAGGCAAATTTTTGAGAAGATGGAAGAAAAGTTTGAGGAACTCTCTGATgatgagaaaaatattatttatgagcAGAAGGCATCGGCATGGTACCAGGTCACTTACCATCCTGAATGGGTGAAGAAATCATTGGACTTGCAAGAACCAGATGGTTCTAGGTATGCGGTGATGTTAAGTTTCGCATGGATTGCAGCTGATTACCTTACACGGATCAAGATTAGGTGCCGTGGAGTTGGAAATGTTGACTGTGATAAGCCAATCAACGCTCTGGGGAAGTATCTTTCTGATCGGATGTGA
- the LOC107421204 gene encoding SPX domain-containing protein 2: protein MKFWKSLSNLIEETLPDWRDKFLSYKDLKKQLKLIYPKDTGDNKPPPAKKTKLSDTGDGVGGGGDSVEAEINEEGGEVTKEVSDFVRLLEEEIEKFNGFFVDQEEEYVIKWKELQDRVAKAKVLNEDLTDVGREIVDFHGEMVLLVNYSTLNYTGLVKIMKKYDKRTGALMRMPFIQRVLQQPFFSTDLLNKLVKECEMMHDHLFPKNDTPNSPKATTVGEGCDSTVTNDNGERPLKVPKELAEIENMESTYVKLTLSALRVLKEIRSGSSTVNEFSLPPLQGNAADDLKNIPVIEQTAK from the exons ATGAAGTTCTGGAAGAGCCTCAGCAACCTGATTGAAGAAACGTTGCCCGATTGGCGGGACAAGTTTCTGTCGTACAAGGACTTGAAGAAGCAGTTGAAGCTGATTTACCCTAAGGACACCGGAGATAATAAGCCTCCTCCCGCCAAAAAGACCAAGCTTTCCGACACCGGCGACGgtgttggtggtggtggggaTTCCGTTGAGGCTGAGATTAACGAGGAAGGCGGCGAGGTGACGAAGGAGGTCAGCGATTTCGTGAGGCTGTTGGAGGAAGAAATCGAGAAGTTCAACGGCTTCTTCGTTGACCAAGAGGAAGAATACGTTATCAAATGgaag GAGCTGCAAGATAGAGTAGCAAAGGCTAAAGTATTGAATGAGGATTTGACAGATGTAGGGAGGGAAATTGTGGATTTTCATGGAGAAATGGTTCTGTTAGTAAATTACAGCACCCTTAACTATACAG GACTAGTGAAAATAATGAAGAAATATGACAAGAGAACTGGTGCTCTTATGCGTATGCCCTTTATCCAACGTGTACTGCAACAACCATTCTTCAGTACTGACCTGCTTAACAAGCTTGTGAAGGAATGCGAGATGATGCATGATCATCTCTTTCCCAAAAACGATACACCAAACTCCCCTAAGGCAACAACTGTTGGAGAAGGCTGCGATTCCACTGTTACCAATGATAATGGAGAAAGGCCGCTTAAAGTTCCAAAGGAGCTTGCTGAAATCGAGAATATGGAGAGCACATACGTTAAGCTAACTTTATCAGCTTTGCGAGTCTTGAAGGAGATACGGAGCGGAAGCTCTACTGTCAATGAGTTTTCATTGCCCCCTCTGCAGGGTAATGCAGCAGATGATTTGAAGAACATACCTGTTATAGAACAGACTGCCAAATAA
- the LOC107421207 gene encoding probable carboxylesterase 17 yields MSIVAEAPGFLQVFSDGSVKRFAPQVVDASEESSKGYRFKDVVIDPSKPITGRIFLPDTPRSTTQLLPLVVYFHGGGFCFGSTTWAGYHYFLGDFSVASQSIVVSVDYRLAPENRLPVAYEDCYSSLEWLSHQVSTEPWLSGADLSRVFLSGDSAGGNIAHNVAVKYICEQINNVKIRGLVLIHPYFGSEKRTEEELDEGAAGHVASNDMFWGLSIPEGSNRDYFGCNVEKAELSESQWSQFPAVMVHVAGLDFLKQRGVMYVEFLQKKQVKEVKLVEAEAENHVFHVFFPESDATRLLQQETTEFIKSY; encoded by the coding sequence atgtCCATAGTTGCAGAAGCTCCAGGCTTTCTCCAAGTTTTTTCTGATGGATCTGTAAAACGCTTTGCACCACAAGTAGTCGATGCCTCAGAAGAATCATCAAAGGGATATAGGTTCAAGGATGTGGTAATTGACCCATCAAAACCAATAACAGGAAGGATATTTCTCCCTGATACTCCAAGATCCACTACTCAACTACTTCCACTAGTAGTCTATTTCCATGGTGGTGGATTCTGTTTTGGCTCAACCACATGGGCTGGCTACcattatttccttggagatttctCGGTTGCATCCCAATCCATTGTTGTTTCTGTGGACTATCGTTTGGCTCCAGAGAACCGGCTACCAGTAGCTTATGAAGACTGCTATAGCTCACTTGAGTGGCTTAGTCACCAAGTAAGCACCGAGCCTTGGCTGTCTGGAGCGGATCTTTCCCGGGTGTTTCTTTCCGGGGATAGTGCAGGAGGTAACATTGCACATAATGTTGCTGTCAAATACATTTGTGAACAAATCAACAATGTGAAGATCAGAGGATTGGTGTTGATCCATCCTTACTTTGGAAGTGAGAAGAGAACCGAGGAAGAATTGGATGAAGGTGCAGCAGGGCATGTGGCAAGCAATGATATGTTTTGGGGACTGAGTATACCCGAAGGCTCGAACCGTGACTATTTCGGCTGTAATGTTGAGAAGGCAGAGCTGTCTGAGTCTCAATGGAGTCAGTTTCCAGCTGTGATGGTTCATGTGGCTGGTTTAGATTTTTTGAAACAAAGGGGAGTGATGTATGTAGAGTTTCTGCAGAAGAAGCAAGTTAAAGAGGTGAAGCTGGTGGAGGCCGAGGCAGAGAATCATGTGTTTCATGTATTTTTCCCTGAATCTGATGCAACTCGTTTGCTTCAGCAAGAAACGACTGAATTCATCAAGAGCTATTGA
- the LOC125422897 gene encoding protein BUNDLE SHEATH DEFECTIVE 2, chloroplastic-like has protein sequence MACLLCSAPVNSMRATLEPDNHGNLKLVPRFNLLQNFPAAKLGQVKAKGVKDNKSTKPNSVICPDCGGNGAVLCSQCKGSGVNSIDFFNGQFKAGDSCWLCGGKKDMLCGNCNGAGFVGGFMSTFDE, from the exons ATGGCCTGTCTTCTGTGCTCAGCACCTGTAAATTCTATGAGAGCCACACTTGAAccag ACAATCATGGAAATCTGAAGCTTGTTCCAAGATTCAACCTGTTACAAAATTTTCCAGCTGCTAAACTTGGCCAAGTGAAAGCTAAg GGTGTAAAGGATAATAAGAGCACCAAACCAAATAGTGTTATCTGTCCTGATTGCGGTGGAAACG GTGCAGTTCTGTGCTCACAGTGCAAAGGTAGTGGAGTAAACTCAATTGATTTCTTCAATGGACAGTTTAAAGCCGGTGATTCGTGCTGGCTTTGCGG AGGCAAAAAGGATATGCTATGTGGGAATTGCAATGGAGCTGGCTTCGTTGGAGGTTTCATGAGCACTTTTGATGAGTAA
- the LOC107421212 gene encoding DEAD-box ATP-dependent RNA helicase 15 — protein sequence MGETRENDVYDEELVDYEEEEEKAPDSVAAKANGEAAKKGYVGIHSSGFRDFLLKPELLRAIVDSGFEHPSEVQHECIPQAILGMDVICQAKSGMGKTAVFVLSTLQQIDPVAGQVSALVLCHTRELAYQICHEFERFSTYLPDLKVAVFYGGVNIKLHKDLLKNECPHIVVGTPGRILALARDKDLSLKNVRHFILDECDKMLESLDMRRDVQEIFKMTPHDKQVMMFSATLSKEIRPVCKKFMQDPMEIYVDDEAKLTLHGLVQHYIKLSESEKNRKLNDLLDALDFNQVVIFVKSVSRAAELNKLLAECNFPSICIHSGMSQEERLKRYKGFKEGQNRILVATDLVGRGIDIERVNIVINYDMPDSADTYLHRVGRAGRFGTKGLAITFVSSASDSDVLNDVQERFEVDIKGLPDQIDTSTYMPS from the exons ATGGGTGAAACAAGGGAGAACGATGTGTACGATGAGGAGCTCGTCGActacgaagaagaagaagagaaggccCCTGATTCCGTCGCTGCCAAAGCAAACGGCGAAGCCGCGAAGAA GGGCTATGTTGGAATACACAGTTCAGGGTTCAGAGACTTCCTTTTAAAGCCAGAACTTCTACGAGCTATTGTGGACTCTGGGTTTGAGCATCCATCTGAAG TGCAACATGAATGTATCCCTCAAGCTATCCTGGGGATGGATGTCATATGTCAAGCTAAATCTGGGATGGGAAAAACTGCTGTCTTTGTTCTGTCAACACTGCAGCAGATTGATCCTGTTGCAGGTCAAGTTTCTGCTCTGGTTCTGTGTCATACAAGAGAGTTGGCTTACCAG ATTTGTCACGAGTTTGAGAGGTTCAGCACTTACTTGCCTGATCTTAAGGTTGCTGTCTTTTATGGAGGTGTCAACATCAAACTCCACAAAGATTTGCTTAAGAATGAGTGCCCTCATATTGTTGTTGGAACGCCTGGAAGAATTCTGGCTTTAGCAAGAGATAAGGATCTTTCCTTGAAGAATGTGAGGCATTTTATCCTGGATGAATGTGACAAGATGCTTGAGTCACTTG acatgaggagagatgtgcaAGAGATTTTCAAGATGACACCACATGATAAGCAAGTTATGATGTTTTCTGCTACACTCAGCAAAGAAATCCGGCCAGTTTGCAAGAAATTTATGCAAGAT CCTATGGAAATTTATGTTGATGATGAGGCCAAGTTGACTCTGCATGGACTTGTGCAG CACTACATCAAGTTAAGTGAGTCGGAGAAAAACCGCAAGTTGAATGATCTCCTTGATGCGTTGGATTTCAACCAAGTTGTTATTTTTGTCAAAAGTGTGAGCAGAGCTGCAGAGTTGAACAAGTTGCTTGCTGAGTGTAATTTCCCCTCTATATGTATCCACTCGGGCATGTCGCAGGAAGAAAG GTTGAAGCGCTATAAAGGTTTCAAGGAGGGACAGAACAGGATTCTGGTTGCCACAGATTTGGTTGGAAGAGGCATTGACATTGAACGTGTTAATATTGTGATTAATTATGATATGCCAGATTCAGCTGATACTTATCTGCATAGG GTCGGCAGAGCTGGTAGATTTGGCACCAAAGGACTTGCTATCACATTTGTGTCATCTGCTTCCGACTCTGATGTTCTGAATGAT GTTCAAGAGAGATTTGAGGTGGATATAAAGGGGCTTCCTGACCAAATTGATACTTCTACATACA TGCCATCATAA